The window CTTCTTCATGAGATCTAGAATGCGCTGTGAACCCGATTCCACGCCGTAGTAGAGGGTTGTTAAGCCTGCTGAAAAGAGGGCTTTCAGAAGATCTCTTGAGATCGTATTTACTCTTGAGGACGCGACCCACTTCACATCCAAGTTAAGGTTCTTGAGTTTCTTGGCGAATTCGAATGCGCGCTTCTGGTTTAAGGTGAAGATGTCATCTATTATTTCTATATAATTGAGGCGGTACTTGTAGTGCAGCTCTTGGATTTCGAGGAGGACGTTATCGACACTCCTCGCCCTGAACTTTAAACCGCCTATTCTTGAGGACGAGCAGTAGGTGCATCCGTACGGGCATCCTCTGCTTGTGATGATCGCCCCTATGGAGGCGTCTTTACCTAGAAGCTTGTAGTGCTCAAAGGGTACGAGGTCTCTGGCAGGCAAAGGTAGCTTATCTAAATCCTCCAGGAATGCTCTGGGCGGTGTGAATCTTACTAGATTAGGGTTAGAGGGGTCTCGATACGCTATACCATTGACTTTGGAGACTCGCTCAGCAAACTCTCTCGCAGCCGAGAATCCACGCCCATTCCATTGAAAACCTTTTAAGGCTTGGGTCAGCTCAAGTAACGTCTGCTCGCCCTCTCCTATTACCACCAGATCTAATTCTGGGCAGCTGAGAAGTGTCTCCTCCGGCATGAAGGTTGGGTGTACTCCGCCCACCACAGTTACCACACCGCTGTCCACTGCTTTCACGGCGCTGACTACTTTCAGCGCGTTTTTGATCGTTGGTGTAGTTGCTGTAACCCCTACTATGCTCGGGTGCTTTCGACATGCTTCCCTAGCAGTTGCATCTATGCTCAACTCGAGGAGGTCCGCGTCTAAAATCTCAACATCTTCGCCTGCTTCTCTTAAGACCGCAGCCAGATACATCAGCCCTATAGGGGGAGCCTTTAGCCCCAATGCTCGGCTTATATCGTTCTTTTGAGGCGGGTTTACAAGTATTACACTAATGTAAACCACCTCATAATATCAAAAGAGGCTTTCGATATAAAACTTTTGCGATACTAGTAAATCTGCTCGCCCTATCGTATAATATTTCATCGTTAAAGACGCTTGTTTTTGCGGGCTATAACGTTGTACCTTTGATTTGGTAGCGGGGGGTCGATTTGAACGACCGATCTGCGGGTTATGAGCCCGCCGGGATAACCTGGCTTCCCCACCCCGCTACTAAAGTAGGGGTGATTAAGCAGCTACTTAAATTCTTGACGCTACTTCTCAGACTCTATCTGCTGAATCTTCCATTTCAGAAGCTGGATGATCTCCCCGTTGTTCACTTGGGTTAGTGTGGTGCCGCAGGTTGGGCATCTGAAGAAGAGTTCAAGCGCTTGTTCGAAGGTCCTCTTAGGGCAGCCGGGGTTGTTGCAGTGGTAGAATTCGTGTTGCTCCT of the Nitrososphaerota archaeon genome contains:
- a CDS encoding radical SAM protein; translation: MYLAAVLREAGEDVEILDADLLELSIDATAREACRKHPSIVGVTATTPTIKNALKVVSAVKAVDSGVVTVVGGVHPTFMPEETLLSCPELDLVVIGEGEQTLLELTQALKGFQWNGRGFSAAREFAERVSKVNGIAYRDPSNPNLVRFTPPRAFLEDLDKLPLPARDLVPFEHYKLLGKDASIGAIITSRGCPYGCTYCSSSRIGGLKFRARSVDNVLLEIQELHYKYRLNYIEIIDDIFTLNQKRAFEFAKKLKNLNLDVKWVASSRVNTISRDLLKALFSAGLTTLYYGVESGSQRILDLMKKKVKLEQIREAFRITREEGVKPFGSFILGYPGETIDEMKQTIKFACELDAEYAQFCVLTPYPGTPIYYELKSKGLLLTEDWDRYTTLEPVIKYEVFGYTAKQVKKMLNYAYRHFYLRPKYVIKHLRFFPTILGVLMRNYILPALGLDRLKESTRSSRGITLSP